From a single Candidatus Thorarchaeota archaeon genomic region:
- a CDS encoding ornithine carbamoyltransferase — MNSLYGKDLITTQEWSVEELERALDLAFEFKEHRFDHPLRNCLDRRTFFMFFYNPSVRTRQSFEAAATELGGHAQFLEPKSMRLKSAKTAGETVQDAANVMSRYAVGIGIRILETAIEEYGQGDALLREYAKYASVPIVSMAHDRFHPCQGLADVMGMRMHAGKDLKGKKLLQVWGKGGLVRSWSSVQESILINTRLGMDVTLAYPEGYDLDPEVIQWAEDNATVAGGNFEIVHDLEEAYDGADFVYSRNWMTSGFYPYAKKHGVDKAKQKEIEMAMKHDDWITTKEWMAKTNDAYFIHCGPVDRGSEVTDEVCDGPRSIVYDIAENRLHVQKAIMALTMAKI, encoded by the coding sequence ATGAATTCTCTCTACGGTAAAGATCTGATCACAACGCAAGAGTGGAGTGTTGAAGAACTCGAACGGGCACTTGATCTGGCCTTTGAGTTCAAAGAACATCGATTTGATCATCCACTACGGAATTGTCTGGACAGACGGACCTTCTTCATGTTCTTTTATAATCCCAGTGTGCGTACACGGCAATCTTTTGAGGCAGCCGCAACAGAACTTGGTGGCCATGCTCAGTTCTTGGAACCAAAATCAATGAGGCTCAAATCAGCCAAGACCGCTGGTGAGACCGTTCAAGATGCGGCTAATGTCATGAGTCGGTATGCCGTTGGAATTGGTATTAGAATTCTTGAGACCGCTATCGAAGAGTACGGTCAGGGTGATGCTCTTCTGAGAGAGTATGCAAAATATGCCAGTGTTCCGATTGTCAGTATGGCACATGATAGATTCCATCCCTGTCAAGGACTTGCCGATGTAATGGGGATGAGGATGCATGCAGGCAAGGATCTCAAGGGAAAGAAGCTGCTGCAGGTCTGGGGTAAGGGAGGACTTGTCCGTTCTTGGAGTTCTGTTCAGGAGAGTATCCTGATTAACACGAGGCTCGGGATGGATGTCACACTTGCCTATCCTGAGGGTTATGATCTTGACCCAGAGGTCATTCAGTGGGCAGAGGACAATGCCACTGTTGCAGGTGGCAATTTCGAGATCGTTCATGACCTTGAAGAAGCATATGATGGTGCAGACTTTGTCTACTCGCGCAATTGGATGACCTCCGGATTCTATCCCTACGCCAAGAAGCATGGAGTCGATAAGGCAAAGCAGAAGGAGATTGAGATGGCCATGAAGCATGATGATTGGATCACAACAAAGGAATGGATGGCAAAGACCAATGATGCCTACTTTATCCACTGTGGTCCTGTTGACCGTGGTTCTGAGGTCACAGATGAGGTCTGCGATGGACCAAGATCAATTGTCTATGACATTGCTGAGAATAGACTTCATGTGCAGAAGGCAATTATGGCACTGACCATGGCGAAAATCTAA
- a CDS encoding ABC transporter substrate-binding protein, producing MEKNQLIAVVVVVVIVAAAGGYLLMTPPAPHGQTLVWETIGNPDYMDPHVNYESFGSWIAYNVYETLYTYEWDSLSTEPTVPLLASGLTVSADGLNYTFTLRQGVTFQDGTPFNASCVKYNFERILAVFDPGGPAWMVAEPILGGQAIEDAVFGDGPGSASHIGNYTAWKAQNDAGTGAIIVLDDYTVRIRLAYPYTPFLAAITYEVAAMISPTFIEKNGGITIGEHNDVLDVKTCGTGPYMLDSWKKDEAITLVRNPHYWREADAKSRFAYAGAIDRVIIKTNDDVNSRIMNIKAGESQATYWPTTHAFSVYNNVSAPAFDANDGTVQSLTPETLHVWAKYPSYTIASIHFTMSPTVDDKASGKTIKNMFALKNVRKAFSHAFNYQTFIDKITNGFGVQGQGPIPIGMFGHDDSLYQYNYSLTKAQEYWNKAMADDGLNTILENASWTINLYYNSGNTVRENAMLLLKDGINKMLALSGTTQPGHTLTINTQPLEWSDYIHAAIAGQVGCWMIGWAPDYADPDNYVGPYVKSTGTYGHWSRLADSTGWDAASIDAKITQAAQSQDATQRKQLYKEIQEAIVDHAAYIWVYQATTLLVYSASVNGGQYAANPMHGAYFYDMWLTE from the coding sequence ATGGAAAAGAACCAGCTAATAGCGGTTGTAGTCGTTGTCGTCATAGTAGCGGCAGCAGGCGGATATCTTCTTATGACACCGCCAGCCCCACATGGGCAGACATTGGTCTGGGAAACCATTGGTAACCCCGACTATATGGACCCCCATGTCAACTATGAGTCATTTGGCTCATGGATCGCGTACAACGTCTATGAAACGCTATATACCTATGAGTGGGATAGTCTGAGCACCGAGCCCACGGTACCGTTGCTTGCTTCTGGTCTAACGGTATCAGCAGATGGTCTGAACTATACATTCACACTGAGACAAGGCGTTACATTCCAAGATGGAACCCCATTCAATGCCTCTTGTGTGAAGTACAACTTTGAGCGCATCCTTGCTGTCTTTGATCCTGGTGGTCCGGCATGGATGGTTGCAGAGCCAATCCTTGGCGGTCAGGCCATTGAAGATGCTGTCTTTGGAGACGGTCCCGGCTCCGCATCACATATAGGCAACTACACTGCATGGAAGGCACAGAATGATGCAGGTACTGGCGCAATCATCGTCCTTGATGATTACACTGTCAGAATCCGTTTGGCCTATCCATACACACCATTCCTTGCAGCTATCACATACGAAGTTGCAGCAATGATCAGCCCCACCTTCATTGAGAAGAACGGTGGCATCACTATTGGCGAGCACAATGATGTGCTTGATGTAAAGACCTGTGGTACTGGTCCGTATATGCTCGATTCCTGGAAGAAGGATGAAGCAATCACACTCGTTAGGAATCCACACTACTGGCGTGAAGCCGATGCCAAGAGCAGGTTCGCATACGCTGGCGCTATTGACCGCGTCATCATCAAGACAAACGATGATGTCAACAGCCGTATCATGAACATCAAGGCAGGCGAATCGCAGGCCACATATTGGCCAACAACCCACGCATTCAGTGTCTACAACAACGTATCAGCTCCAGCATTCGATGCGAATGATGGAACTGTTCAGAGCTTGACTCCGGAGACATTGCATGTCTGGGCAAAGTATCCAAGCTACACAATTGCATCAATCCACTTTACCATGAGCCCGACAGTCGATGACAAGGCCAGTGGTAAGACCATAAAGAACATGTTCGCATTGAAGAACGTGCGAAAGGCATTCAGTCACGCCTTCAACTATCAGACGTTCATTGACAAGATCACCAACGGTTTTGGTGTTCAGGGTCAGGGCCCCATTCCAATCGGAATGTTCGGTCACGATGATAGCCTCTATCAGTATAACTACAGCCTGACCAAGGCTCAGGAGTACTGGAACAAGGCAATGGCTGATGATGGCCTTAACACAATTCTTGAGAATGCATCATGGACCATCAACCTCTACTACAACAGTGGTAACACTGTTCGTGAGAACGCAATGCTCCTGCTGAAGGACGGTATCAACAAGATGCTTGCTCTCAGCGGAACGACCCAGCCAGGTCACACTCTCACAATCAACACTCAGCCACTGGAATGGTCTGACTACATCCATGCAGCAATTGCAGGTCAAGTCGGCTGTTGGATGATCGGTTGGGCTCCAGACTACGCAGACCCTGACAACTATGTCGGTCCGTACGTCAAGAGCACTGGCACCTACGGCCACTGGTCACGCCTTGCTGACTCAACTGGTTGGGATGCAGCTTCCATTGATGCAAAGATCACTCAGGCAGCACAGAGCCAAGATGCTACTCAGCGCAAGCAGCTCTACAAGGAGATCCAGGAGGCAATCGTGGATCACGCTGCATACATCTGGGTGTATCAGGCAACCACATTGTTAGTATACAGTGCATCGGTCAACGGTGGGCAATATGCCGCCAACCCAATGCATGGTGCATACTTCTACGACATGTGGTTAACAGAGTAA
- a CDS encoding DUF5658 family protein, producing the protein MCGVYQEPERSTVRTRDLFTLWWSDRGIKGLVFILSPIGIIDALSTMILFQTHGHEYEFNPVVRLMLSINLWPIWFIIDAISFPLFLMIVGTYYVHTRKGISLNVIRVASILVAIRIFGVSYNTLILLSQPDTVMWASLLSLSTYLMLKRLLSRESTISLDAIRRYVQNKRTSLLIFLATRKIAAPIRIMEMTMMKSDSGVVLQEQSTEAPQKRSKQRVWLKRIAWIIGAISMFFLAPFILIGIGILTGGISWNSIYGNFFYWNQLSGITFVIGFFVTLIIFGVVMLFLMNAFDETEGAW; encoded by the coding sequence ATGTGCGGAGTCTATCAAGAGCCAGAACGAAGTACCGTGCGGACAAGAGACCTATTCACATTATGGTGGAGCGATAGAGGAATCAAAGGGCTGGTATTCATTCTCTCACCGATCGGGATCATTGATGCACTTAGTACCATGATCCTCTTTCAGACACATGGTCATGAATACGAGTTCAACCCGGTGGTCCGCTTAATGCTAAGCATAAATCTATGGCCGATCTGGTTCATCATAGATGCAATATCATTTCCGCTCTTTTTGATGATCGTTGGCACATACTATGTTCACACGAGAAAGGGCATATCTCTCAATGTCATCAGGGTTGCAAGCATATTGGTGGCTATCAGGATCTTTGGTGTCAGTTACAATACGCTTATTTTGCTCAGTCAACCTGATACAGTGATGTGGGCCTCTCTATTGAGCCTGAGCACATATCTAATGCTGAAACGGTTACTTTCAAGAGAGAGTACTATCTCGCTGGATGCGATACGAAGATACGTACAGAATAAGAGAACGAGTCTTCTGATCTTTCTTGCAACAAGAAAGATAGCTGCACCAATCCGAATCATGGAGATGACAATGATGAAGAGCGATTCCGGTGTTGTGTTACAAGAACAATCAACAGAAGCACCTCAAAAACGGAGTAAACAGAGGGTATGGCTGAAACGAATAGCATGGATCATAGGGGCCATATCGATGTTCTTCCTCGCACCGTTCATACTAATCGGAATAGGGATCCTCACCGGGGGTATCTCATGGAATAGCATCTATGGTAACTTCTTCTACTGGAACCAGCTCTCAGGAATAACCTTCGTCATTGGCTTTTTCGTCACGCTGATCATCTTTGGAGTGGTCATGTTATTCCTTATGAATGCCTTTGACGAAACAGAGGGCGCATGGTAA
- a CDS encoding acyltransferase, with product MRNVRIGLVQAKWEDNVETEEDIENGIEAMLAKHERFVEEAAAKGVQMICFQELFFGPYFAAEQNRRWFKFAEEIPGPITERFSELAAKHKMVIILPIFEEEAPGFYYNTTVIIDADGELVGMYRKSHIPHQPPGYWEKFYFRPGNLGYPVFETAYGLVGIYTCYDRHFPEGARILGLNGAEIVFNPSATTRGHSDHLWTLEQSAHAVANGYFVAAINRVGDEPWGIGYFYGSSYIVNPKGEIVVQGSDKGDELVVADVDLDLTREVKNYWPFFRDRRPETYDEILDL from the coding sequence ATGCGTAATGTAAGGATCGGACTTGTTCAGGCAAAATGGGAAGACAATGTCGAAACAGAAGAAGACATAGAGAACGGTATTGAGGCAATGCTTGCAAAACATGAACGCTTCGTGGAAGAGGCTGCTGCCAAAGGGGTACAGATGATCTGTTTTCAGGAGCTATTCTTTGGACCGTATTTTGCAGCCGAGCAGAACAGACGCTGGTTCAAGTTCGCTGAAGAGATCCCCGGACCAATCACTGAACGTTTCTCAGAATTGGCCGCGAAACACAAGATGGTCATCATCCTTCCCATCTTTGAGGAAGAGGCTCCCGGATTCTATTACAATACCACCGTGATCATTGACGCAGATGGCGAGCTTGTGGGGATGTACCGCAAGAGCCACATTCCACATCAGCCCCCTGGCTACTGGGAAAAATTCTACTTTAGACCCGGCAACCTTGGATACCCGGTCTTTGAAACCGCATACGGACTTGTAGGAATCTATACCTGCTATGACAGACACTTTCCAGAGGGCGCAAGAATATTAGGTCTCAACGGTGCAGAGATCGTGTTCAACCCATCAGCAACTACTCGTGGGCATTCAGACCATCTCTGGACCCTTGAGCAGTCAGCACATGCGGTAGCCAATGGATATTTTGTTGCGGCGATCAATCGAGTTGGAGATGAGCCTTGGGGCATTGGATATTTCTATGGTTCCTCCTACATCGTCAATCCAAAGGGAGAGATAGTGGTACAAGGCTCAGACAAGGGCGATGAACTGGTAGTGGCAGATGTTGATCTAGACTTGACGAGAGAGGTCAAGAACTATTGGCCGTTCTTTAGGGATCGTAGACCCGAAACGTACGACGAGATATTAGACCTCTAG
- a CDS encoding FprA family A-type flavoprotein, translating into MHRELADGVYYVGVDDHHTEFFEGQWALPFGVSYNSYLIVDEKIALIEGTKEPWTDELLDNIREVVEPEKLDYIILNHMEPDHTGALPHLAKIAKNATLVYTQKASAIQKSFYDVPLKEKIVDDLEELSLGSKTLKFVHAQFLHWPETMMTYLVEDQILFPCDAFGSYGALNGKLFDDEIDMRLIESESQRYVSTIITSYFKFVQRGIQKVKDLGIGIKMIAPSHGPIYRKDPMWIVQKYAEWSSPELAKYAIIIYGTMYGFTKRTAMLLKKELEALGVETIVHNVSYSETSRVLTDAVRAGVIVLGTPTYDAYPFPKVWHFINEMQCKRFIKRPIALFGTFGWGGGGVKKLQKWIGEMGFEILEPVVRVRGRLNEDEIKEVKTLAKTIAEHLK; encoded by the coding sequence ATGCACAGAGAATTAGCAGATGGCGTATACTATGTTGGGGTCGATGACCACCACACTGAATTTTTTGAGGGCCAATGGGCCTTGCCTTTTGGCGTGAGCTACAACAGCTACCTGATAGTTGATGAAAAGATAGCCCTGATCGAGGGAACAAAAGAACCGTGGACCGATGAACTACTTGACAATATTCGAGAAGTCGTCGAGCCGGAGAAATTAGACTACATCATATTGAATCACATGGAACCCGATCATACAGGGGCGCTCCCACATCTTGCAAAGATAGCAAAGAATGCAACTCTTGTCTATACACAGAAGGCATCAGCCATTCAGAAATCGTTCTATGATGTACCACTAAAAGAGAAGATCGTCGATGACCTCGAAGAGCTGTCACTTGGATCGAAGACGCTAAAATTCGTGCATGCACAGTTCTTGCACTGGCCCGAGACCATGATGACATACCTTGTAGAGGACCAGATCCTCTTCCCGTGTGATGCATTTGGATCCTATGGTGCGCTCAACGGCAAACTCTTCGACGACGAGATCGATATGAGACTCATAGAGTCTGAAAGCCAGCGATACGTGTCAACTATCATTACGAGTTACTTCAAGTTCGTGCAGCGCGGAATCCAGAAGGTCAAGGACTTGGGCATTGGAATCAAGATGATCGCCCCCAGTCACGGCCCAATATACAGAAAAGACCCGATGTGGATCGTTCAGAAATATGCCGAGTGGTCGTCGCCAGAACTTGCAAAATATGCGATCATCATCTATGGGACCATGTACGGCTTCACTAAACGCACGGCCATGCTCCTCAAGAAAGAACTGGAGGCTCTTGGCGTGGAAACGATCGTCCACAATGTTTCGTACTCCGAGACCAGCAGAGTGCTCACAGATGCTGTACGAGCAGGAGTGATTGTTCTTGGCACACCCACCTATGATGCCTATCCCTTCCCCAAGGTCTGGCACTTCATCAATGAGATGCAATGTAAGAGATTCATCAAGCGACCAATTGCCCTCTTTGGAACCTTTGGATGGGGCGGCGGCGGTGTCAAAAAGCTCCAGAAATGGATTGGAGAGATGGGGTTCGAGATCCTCGAGCCTGTCGTTCGTGTTCGTGGCCGTCTAAATGAGGACGAGATCAAAGAAGTGAAGACACTCGCCAAGACAATTGCAGAACACCTAAAATAA
- a CDS encoding ABC transporter permease, with amino-acid sequence MTLDDARAAIEEIELDEDQKQQFAILKHIEMIVAFLAIGTGVVIVLGGIGYNILRFVGLIPADIPAAMALTNLLFLGMLIFGMGYGAFKIWGALRNYEMWAYSGLLYLNLLIALLYLLTFTTLGLILSVFTLVPVLLLFMPYIRRYWYPTFREDLTPRLKEIRYSLYLIRKSPLVVTGIVIMVVFILLAIFAPFLAPYGPEQRIWDDVNLPPGSPSNVPGNPVHFWGTDNSGGDTYSRILYGAQIDLRVSITVVLVAVTVGTILGAVSGYYGGKIDELMMRITDVFFAFPGLILAMAIVMALGSRSLDNISLSLMVTWWPAYARLVRGQVLAEREKLYVEAARSVGASDGRILLNHIIPNTIQPLIVQATMDTGAVLLVAAGLSFIGFGPPAGVAEWGLMIAKGQDVFGINPWAMFFPGMAILFVSLALNLVGDGIRDIMDPKLRRR; translated from the coding sequence ATGACATTAGACGATGCACGTGCTGCAATTGAAGAAATTGAACTTGATGAGGACCAAAAGCAACAGTTCGCCATTCTCAAACACATCGAGATGATCGTTGCATTCCTCGCAATTGGGACTGGTGTGGTAATCGTACTTGGTGGGATTGGCTACAACATTCTCCGATTCGTTGGTCTGATCCCAGCTGATATCCCGGCTGCCATGGCTCTGACCAATCTGCTCTTCTTGGGAATGCTCATCTTTGGAATGGGCTATGGGGCATTCAAGATCTGGGGCGCCTTGAGGAACTATGAGATGTGGGCCTATTCTGGTCTTCTCTATCTCAATCTCTTGATTGCTTTGCTGTACTTACTGACCTTTACCACACTGGGTCTTATTCTCTCAGTGTTCACTCTAGTTCCAGTTCTTCTGCTATTCATGCCCTACATTCGACGTTACTGGTACCCGACCTTCCGTGAGGATCTGACTCCCCGATTGAAGGAGATTCGTTATAGTCTCTATCTCATTCGGAAGAGCCCCCTTGTTGTTACTGGGATTGTCATTATGGTCGTGTTCATACTGCTGGCCATCTTCGCACCTTTCTTGGCACCGTATGGGCCTGAGCAGCGAATTTGGGATGATGTTAATCTTCCACCCGGTTCTCCAAGCAATGTTCCTGGTAACCCTGTCCACTTCTGGGGAACTGATAATTCCGGTGGTGACACCTACAGCCGAATCCTCTACGGTGCACAGATTGATCTCCGTGTGTCTATAACTGTAGTACTCGTCGCCGTGACTGTGGGAACTATACTTGGTGCCGTTTCTGGCTACTATGGTGGTAAAATCGACGAGCTGATGATGCGCATCACCGATGTGTTCTTTGCATTTCCCGGACTGATTCTTGCAATGGCAATCGTCATGGCACTCGGGTCGCGGAGCCTAGATAATATCTCTCTATCCCTGATGGTGACGTGGTGGCCCGCATATGCCCGATTGGTCCGAGGGCAGGTCTTGGCCGAGCGTGAGAAACTCTATGTTGAGGCCGCACGATCGGTTGGTGCTAGTGATGGGCGGATTCTCTTGAATCACATAATTCCCAACACTATCCAGCCACTCATCGTTCAGGCAACCATGGACACTGGTGCCGTCCTCTTGGTTGCAGCAGGTCTTTCCTTTATTGGCTTTGGACCGCCTGCTGGTGTTGCAGAATGGGGCCTCATGATCGCCAAAGGTCAAGATGTCTTTGGAATCAATCCATGGGCTATGTTCTTCCCGGGAATGGCGATTCTCTTTGTATCACTGGC
- a CDS encoding site-specific DNA-methyltransferase, whose protein sequence is MDRSDVQSNREHRISFRQSVDLPSTTYGIFALYRYPAKFIPHVVAYILDRYANNGDTVFDPFAGYGTVGAVARIYGYDYELWDLNPILDFVHRIMQLRPREINVSDIITHLKRSTKTFVPDWSKFDYWFPSEFRPLLMRAWGGYYAIESEYEQLLLTIPLLKVSRQYSFDDRGRMKLSSSPQSRMRISILLESDWKRKFYIMLEKEINTMMRRLRENADLSTSRQVRAKIRAGVDTLHERLDNEVDLLITSPPYLQSQEYIRYAKMDLFWLGYSEKEISRLSRLEVPYRRVDPITIYSPTFEAFREGIHEDHMRKIYDTYFHAVLGTLERLESQVKRMMCIFVGRASLRGRQVPIDKILIEHFSQIGWTHEATLIDTIVARRMFRYQVNPATGNKDARAASERLVILKK, encoded by the coding sequence ATGGATCGAAGCGATGTGCAGTCTAATAGAGAACATAGAATCTCGTTCCGTCAATCAGTAGACTTGCCATCAACCACGTACGGTATTTTTGCACTCTACAGATATCCGGCAAAATTCATACCTCACGTTGTCGCTTACATTCTAGACAGATATGCCAATAATGGTGACACAGTCTTTGATCCGTTTGCAGGTTATGGAACAGTAGGCGCTGTCGCACGAATCTATGGATACGATTACGAACTCTGGGACTTGAACCCGATTCTTGACTTCGTTCACAGAATAATGCAATTGAGGCCAAGAGAAATCAATGTATCAGACATCATAACACATCTGAAACGATCGACTAAGACATTTGTTCCGGACTGGTCCAAGTTTGACTATTGGTTTCCAAGTGAATTTCGCCCTCTGCTGATGCGAGCATGGGGGGGTTATTATGCAATTGAATCCGAATACGAACAACTTCTTCTCACAATCCCACTGCTCAAGGTCAGCAGGCAGTATTCATTTGATGATAGGGGACGAATGAAGCTTTCAAGTTCACCACAATCACGTATGAGAATATCCATCCTTCTCGAATCTGATTGGAAAAGAAAGTTCTACATCATGCTTGAAAAAGAGATTAATACAATGATGCGTAGGTTGAGAGAGAATGCAGACCTCTCAACATCTCGTCAGGTGAGAGCAAAGATTCGGGCAGGAGTAGACACACTTCACGAACGCCTTGATAATGAGGTGGATCTACTTATCACGTCGCCACCATACCTCCAATCTCAAGAATATATTCGATACGCAAAAATGGATCTCTTTTGGTTAGGATACTCGGAGAAAGAGATCAGTCGTCTTTCTCGACTGGAAGTGCCCTATAGACGAGTAGATCCCATTACAATATACTCGCCAACCTTCGAGGCATTTCGAGAGGGAATTCATGAGGACCATATGCGTAAGATCTATGACACTTACTTTCATGCTGTACTTGGCACGCTTGAGCGACTGGAATCCCAAGTGAAACGTATGATGTGCATCTTTGTGGGACGCGCAAGCTTGCGAGGGCGACAGGTGCCAATCGATAAAATATTGATAGAACACTTCTCTCAGATCGGCTGGACCCATGAAGCAACACTGATTGATACAATCGTTGCTCGCCGTATGTTCAGATATCAAGTAAATCCGGCTACGGGAAACAAAGATGCGCGTGCTGCATCAGAACGACTAGTGATACTGAAAAAGTAA
- a CDS encoding ABC transporter permease, translating to MRLRDFILRRLILAIPVIFGVLTITWFLSHVVGNPEVMYINENTPASAVDAIIKAHGLDQPAYVQYFIYLSNLFKGDWGISTSASFTPVTQVIADKFPATIELSIVAMIFAIVLGIPLGIISATRKNQPIDHFTRVFSLAGVSMPIFWFALMLKYVLYYQLAIMGMWHFPSGYRYNDKVFWQFNYTTRFLLIDSLLIDHNFPLFVDALFHLALPGFCLGYMTMAIITRMMRSSMLEVLKEDYITLARSKGLSEKVVIYRHALRNALIPTVTVIGLAFGGLITGAVLTETIFQWPGLGRWAVHAILSADMAAINGFTLIVAIIFVTANLIVDLVYGTLDPRIRFG from the coding sequence ATGCGATTACGTGACTTTATATTAAGACGCCTTATATTGGCCATTCCTGTAATCTTCGGTGTACTGACAATTACATGGTTTCTTTCACATGTGGTTGGTAATCCTGAGGTTATGTATATCAATGAAAATACTCCAGCCAGTGCTGTTGATGCTATTATCAAAGCACACGGGCTTGATCAACCTGCTTATGTTCAATATTTTATTTATCTCTCCAACCTTTTCAAGGGCGATTGGGGAATTAGCACTTCCGCGAGTTTTACTCCTGTCACACAAGTGATTGCGGATAAATTCCCAGCAACAATTGAACTCTCGATTGTTGCGATGATTTTTGCAATCGTCTTGGGAATTCCACTTGGGATAATTTCTGCGACAAGGAAAAACCAGCCGATTGACCATTTCACACGAGTGTTCTCGCTTGCTGGCGTTTCGATGCCCATTTTTTGGTTTGCATTGATGCTCAAGTATGTGCTATACTATCAGCTTGCGATAATGGGGATGTGGCATTTTCCAAGTGGCTACAGGTATAATGACAAGGTATTCTGGCAATTCAATTATACTACCAGGTTCTTGCTCATTGACTCGTTACTAATAGACCACAATTTCCCCTTGTTCGTTGATGCATTATTCCATTTGGCCTTACCTGGATTTTGTCTTGGATATATGACTATGGCAATTATTACTCGAATGATGCGTTCTAGCATGTTGGAAGTACTCAAAGAAGACTATATCACACTGGCCCGGTCAAAGGGACTGAGCGAAAAAGTGGTCATTTACAGACACGCATTACGTAATGCGCTCATTCCTACAGTGACGGTTATTGGTCTGGCCTTTGGAGGACTCATCACTGGTGCAGTGCTCACAGAGACGATCTTTCAATGGCCCGGGCTCGGTCGCTGGGCGGTACATGCTATTCTCAGTGCAGATATGGCTGCGATCAACGGGTTCACGCTGATTGTTGCAATAATATTTGTCACTGCTAATCTCATTGTAGACCTTGTCTACGGGACGTTAGATCCACGAATTCGCTTTGGATAG
- a CDS encoding rubrerythrin family protein, with protein sequence MMELKGTKTEKNLLASFAGESQARNRYTYWASIAKKEGYVQISKVFEETAAQEKEHAERFFKLLREGNASPEVEITAAFPTGPMGSTLENLRAAAEGERYEYEEMYPEFAKIAEEEGFKKIAVIFRSISVAEKWHNERYTILADNVEQDRVFKRKNKIKWRCQNCGYIHVGEQPPERCPACDHPKSYFMVHNANF encoded by the coding sequence ATGATGGAACTCAAAGGAACCAAGACTGAAAAAAACCTGCTAGCATCATTTGCAGGTGAGAGCCAAGCAAGAAACCGCTATACGTACTGGGCAAGTATTGCCAAGAAGGAAGGTTATGTTCAGATATCAAAAGTATTTGAGGAGACCGCAGCCCAAGAAAAAGAACACGCAGAGAGATTCTTCAAACTCTTACGAGAGGGCAACGCCAGTCCAGAAGTCGAGATCACAGCAGCGTTTCCAACTGGTCCTATGGGATCCACTCTCGAAAATCTCCGAGCCGCCGCCGAGGGCGAACGCTACGAGTATGAGGAGATGTATCCCGAATTCGCAAAGATCGCAGAAGAAGAAGGGTTCAAGAAGATAGCGGTCATCTTCCGTTCAATTTCTGTCGCCGAAAAATGGCACAACGAAAGATATACGATTCTCGCAGATAATGTTGAACAAGATCGTGTCTTCAAGCGCAAAAACAAGATCAAGTGGCGCTGTCAAAACTGTGGGTATATCCATGTTGGGGAACAACCACCTGAGAGATGCCCTGCATGTGATCACCCTAAGAGCTACTTTATGGTACATAATGCCAATTTCTAG